A single region of the Ptychodera flava strain L36383 chromosome 9, AS_Pfla_20210202, whole genome shotgun sequence genome encodes:
- the LOC139139660 gene encoding solute carrier family 35 member G1-like: protein MGDVASRRNGGISEPTENDSILINGKENFRPSHHQESGNVEEERPRGCWSAIAGAFFALIGGLSLGSVDVFVVFGVEGGIFPLQQLLVKSIIMVIVVVPLMRYHSVNLLKVKRKDIILNILKGIFEAANTLCFNYSLVYIGIGDATTIDIGSIPIMTTLLACLFLSEKCKVTDMIITIINLTGILLVSRPEFVFGTETSHKENDSLGYLLAFAAAVTLSLGALFTKMMSDGTSLLLILLFNGISGIVVTAPTSYFFSPMTLLAAFQNNPNNVGFLTGMAGFFILYLYTFNKALQLETAAKVTLIFNIQVFTGFIADTFLFGKIPTHFELIGAALVLFSSLLAFLAAFRENRTESKDVETNEALSK, encoded by the coding sequence ATGGGTGACGTTGCAAGTAGAAGAAATGGCGGCATTTCTGAACCAACTGAAAACGATTCCATTCTTATTAATGGAAAAGAGAACTTTCGACCTTCTCATCACCAAGAGAGCGGAAATGTTGAGGAGGAGAGACCGCGAGGTTGCTGGAGTGCCATTGCTGGTGCCTTCTTCGCACTCATCGGTGGTTTGTCCCTCGGCTCAGTTGATGTCTTTGTGGTCTTTGGCGTTGAAGGTGGGATATTTCCCCTTCAGCAACTACTGGTGAAATCGATAATCATGGTGATAGTTGTCGTTCCTCTGATGAGGTATCACTCCGTCAACTTATTGAAAGTCAAGAGAAAGGACATCATCTTAAATATACTGAAAGGCATCTTCGAAGCTGCTAACACTTTATGTTTCAACTATTCGCTAGTCTACATAGGTATCGGCGACGCGACAACCATTGACATCGGGAGCATACCCATCATGACAACGTTGTTGGCCTGTCTCTTTCTCTCCGAGAAGTGTAAAGTGACCGACATGATTATAACCATCATAAATCTGACCGGAATTCTACTCGTCTCCCGTCCAGAGTTCGTCTTCGGAACAGAAACCTCTCATAAGGAGAATGACTCGCTGGGCTACTTGCTAGCATTTGCTGCGGCAGTGACGCTCTCACTGGGGGCGCTCTTCACTAAAATGATGAGCGACGGTACTTCACTTCTCTTGATTTTACTTTTTAATGGAATAAGCGGCATTGTGGTCACAGCCCCGACGTCATACTTCTTCAGCCCGATGACTCTTCTTGCAGCATTTCAAAATAATCCCAACAATGTCGGTTTTTTGACTGGAATGGCAGGATTCTTCATACTTTACCTCTATACTTTCAATAAGGCTCTTCAACTTGAGACGGCCGCCAAAGTCACTCTGATCTTCAACATCCAGGTGTTTACCGGTTTTATAGCTGATACATTCCTGTTCGGCAAAATTCCTACCCATTTTGAACTAATCGGAGCCGCCCTCGTTCTTTTCAGTTCGCTCTTAGCTTTCTTGGCAGCATTCAGGGAAAACCGAACAGAGAGTAAAGATGTTGAAACGAATGAGGCTTTGAGTAAATAG